A genomic region of Camelus ferus isolate YT-003-E chromosome 35, BCGSAC_Cfer_1.0, whole genome shotgun sequence contains the following coding sequences:
- the MTPAP gene encoding poly(A) RNA polymerase, mitochondrial — protein MAARGVGLLTRLPLCVQRSPVQRPVRRLLSYPGTVAADLRREEQPAGSAETGSEDRTPKKRFCEVQSERREQAQRTVLIHCPSKISEKRFLKYLSQHGPINNHFFYESFGLYAVVEFHQKESVASLQSVTRTPSLGAEAAIPFRSRYFSLKLKNPSNQTSGQPSVQCSNQSSPASRKLFDLLCCAENVDDQLNTLTKELQLTEENTRLRHLTCSLIEDVAAAYFPDCAIRPFGSSVNSFGKLGCDLDMFLDLDDIGKFSAHKASGNFLMEFQVKNVPSERIASQKILSVIGECLDHFGPGCVGVQKILNARCPLVRFSHQASGFQCDLTTNNRIALRSSELLYIYGALDSRVRALVFTVRCWARAHSLTSSIPGAWITNFSLTIMVIFFLQRRSPPILPTLDYLKTLADAEDKCIIEGHNCTFVRDLNKIKPSGNTETLELLLKEFFEYFGNFAFNKNSINIRQGKEQNKPESSPLHIQNPFETSLNISKNVSQSQLQKFVDLARESAWILHQEDKGRPSPSGNQPWGLAALLLPSVANGVSLAKKKKPASERIKNLLESIKSGPENSTNTNGKRAASPQS, from the exons ATGGCGGCCCGCGGCGTGGGGCTCTTGACCCGTTTGCCCCTTTGTGTGCAGAGAAGTCCAGTCCAGCGTCCTGTCCGCAGACTTCTCAGTTACCCAGGAACGGTGGCCGCGGACCTCAGGAGGGAAGAGCAGCCCGCGGGGAGCGCCGAGACAG GCTCTGAAGACAGGACTCCCAAAAAAAGATTCTGTGAGGTGCAGAGCGAAAGGCGAGAGCAGGCCCAGCGGACTGTGCTCATTCACTGCCCGAGCAAAATCAGTGAGAAGAGGTTTCTCAAGTATTTATCCCAGCATGGACCTATTAATAACCATTTCTTCTATGAAAGCTTT GGTCTTTACGCCGTTGTAGAGTTTCATCAAAAGGAAAGTGTAGCTTCCCTACAGAGTGTGACTCGCACGCCGAGCCTGGGCGCAGAGGCTGCGATTCCGTTCAGATCGCGTTACTTCAGTTTAAAGTTGAAGAATCCATCAAACCAGACTTCGGGCCAGCCGAGTGTTCAGTGCAGTAATCAGTCTTCTCCTGCAAGCAGGAAGCTTTTTGATTTACTTTGTTGTGCAGAAAAT GTAGATGATCAGCTGAACACTCTGACAAAGGAGCTCCAGCTGACGGAGGAGAACACCAGGCTTCGCCACCTCACCTGTTCCCTCATCGAAGACGTAGCTGCCGCGTACTTCCCTGACTGCGCCATCAGACCCTTTGGCTCCTCAGTGAACAGTTTTGGGAAATTAGGATGTGATTTGGACATGTTTTTGGATCTAGATGACATTGGAAAATTTAGTGCTCACAAg GCCTCAGGAAATTTTCTGATGGAATTTCAAGTGAAAAACGTTCCTTCAGAAAGAATTGCATCTCAGAAGATCCTGTCTGTGATAGGAGAATGCCTCGACCACTTTGGCCCTGGCTGTGTGGGAGTACAAAAAATACTAAATGCTCGCTGTCCGCTCGTCAGGTTCTCACACCAGGCCTCTGGATTTCAGTGTGACTTGACGACTAATAATAG gatTGCCTTGAGAAGTTCTGAGCTCCTTTATATATATGGTGCCCTGGACTCTCGAGTGAGAGCTTTGGTGTTCACTGTCCGGTGCTGGGCTCGAGCACATTCCTTAACGAGTAGTATTCCTGGTGCTTGGATTACAAATTTCTCCCTTACCATCATGGTCATCTTTTTTCTCCAGAGGAGATCACCCCCTATTCTCCCAACACTAGACTACCTAAAAACCCTAGCAG aTGCAGAAGATAAGTGTATAATAGAAGGCCACAACTGTACATTTGTTCGTGACTTGAATAAAATTAAACCTTCAGGAAACACAGAGACGCTCG aattACTTCTGAAAGAgttttttgaatattttggaaatttcgCTTTCAATAAGAATTCCATAAATATTCGGCAG GGAAAGGAACAGAACAAACCAGAATCTTCTCCACTGCACATTCAGAATCCTTTTGAAACTTCTCTCAACATCAGCAAAAATGTAAGTCAAAGCCAGCTGCAAAAATTCGTAGATCTGGCCAGAGAAAGTGCCTGGATTTTACATCAGGAAGATAAAGGTCGTCCTTCCCCGTCAGGTAACcagccctgggggctggcagCCCTGCTGCTGCCTTCTGTAGCAAATGGTGTGTCTCTTGCCAAGAAGAAGAAGCCAGCAagtgaaagaattaaaaacttgTTGGAATCCATAAAAAGCGGTCCAGAAAATTCCACCAACACCAATGGAAAAAGAGCAGCTAGTCCTCAGTCATAA